A single region of the Lysinibacillus sp. B2A1 genome encodes:
- the ltrA gene encoding group II intron reverse transcriptase/maturase yields the protein MQNAETILDIIEKKSISDKQYKFDRLYRNLFNPDFYLGAYGKIYAKEGNMTKGTDNETIDGFGMKKVNEVIELMKNEQYHFKPVRRVNIPKKDGSKRPLGIPSFYDKVVQEISRSILEAIYEPRFSKSSHGFRPKRSCHTALKQIKREWTGVKWVIEGDIKGFFDNIDHDILLGILNEQIHDGRFLELIKRMLKAGFMEDWVFHKTYSGTPQGGIISPILANIYLNKLDEFVEQVLIPKYETNKKKRKMNSIYNKVNRQMVELKKEINALDILDKSREQLIQQYKALNLERRNLKVSDEMDEEFIRVKYVRYADDFVIGVIGSKELTEQIKNEVAEFLQDKLKLTLSSEKTLITNFKDPVKFLGYEMYIQDSNTYLVKRKNGRISRAVNGIPRLMVPKEAIPKKLEKFMKDGKAVHRKELTNLDIAEIISIYAAEVRGLYNYYRMADNVANQMNKFKHYHRTSLAKTLAVKMRMSVAQARQKYEVDGTIGIIIKREPPKRDLIYKYYNDGFSKNDYVENSNHQDDFLPNTSKYSGRNGIVKRLLAEKCEICGTDDKNKNYEVHHIRKLKELQKKYKDKKPPYWVEMMVARNRKTLVLCEKCHDKLHRNKL from the coding sequence ATGCAAAACGCTGAAACAATTTTAGATATCATCGAGAAGAAATCAATATCTGACAAACAATACAAATTCGATAGACTATATCGAAATTTATTTAACCCAGACTTTTACCTTGGAGCATATGGAAAGATATACGCTAAAGAAGGTAACATGACAAAAGGGACTGACAATGAAACAATTGATGGTTTCGGAATGAAAAAAGTGAATGAAGTAATCGAACTGATGAAAAATGAACAATACCATTTCAAGCCAGTAAGAAGAGTAAATATTCCTAAGAAGGACGGCTCTAAAAGACCATTAGGAATTCCTAGCTTTTATGATAAGGTTGTCCAAGAAATTAGCCGAAGTATCCTTGAAGCCATTTACGAACCTAGATTTAGTAAAAGTTCTCATGGTTTCAGACCAAAAAGAAGCTGCCATACAGCGTTAAAACAGATTAAAAGAGAGTGGACGGGAGTTAAATGGGTAATAGAGGGAGATATTAAAGGTTTCTTTGATAATATTGACCATGACATATTACTCGGTATCCTAAATGAACAGATTCATGATGGACGCTTTCTAGAACTAATTAAAAGAATGCTGAAGGCAGGATTTATGGAAGACTGGGTATTTCACAAAACCTACTCTGGAACGCCGCAGGGAGGCATTATAAGCCCTATATTGGCTAATATATACCTTAATAAACTGGATGAATTTGTAGAACAAGTGTTAATTCCTAAATATGAAACAAATAAGAAAAAACGTAAGATGAATTCCATATACAATAAGGTCAATAGACAAATGGTGGAACTTAAGAAAGAAATCAATGCCTTAGATATCTTAGATAAGAGTCGTGAACAATTGATTCAACAATATAAGGCACTAAATCTTGAAAGAAGAAACCTAAAAGTCTCGGACGAAATGGACGAAGAATTCATTAGAGTTAAGTATGTTCGCTACGCAGATGACTTCGTAATTGGAGTAATTGGAAGTAAAGAATTAACAGAGCAGATTAAAAATGAAGTTGCTGAATTCTTACAGGACAAACTAAAACTTACGCTAAGTTCAGAAAAGACACTTATTACAAATTTCAAAGACCCGGTTAAGTTCCTTGGATATGAAATGTATATTCAGGATTCCAACACCTATCTAGTAAAAAGGAAAAATGGACGCATCTCGAGAGCGGTCAACGGTATACCAAGGCTAATGGTACCAAAAGAGGCAATACCTAAAAAGTTAGAGAAATTTATGAAAGATGGCAAAGCAGTTCATCGTAAAGAATTGACAAACTTGGACATTGCAGAAATTATTTCTATATACGCAGCCGAAGTAAGAGGATTATATAACTATTACAGAATGGCTGATAATGTAGCAAACCAAATGAACAAGTTCAAACATTATCACAGAACTAGCCTAGCTAAAACTTTAGCCGTAAAAATGCGAATGTCAGTCGCACAAGCCAGACAAAAATATGAGGTTGATGGAACGATTGGAATCATTATTAAACGAGAGCCACCTAAAAGAGACTTGATTTACAAGTATTACAATGATGGCTTCTCAAAGAATGATTATGTTGAAAACTCAAATCATCAAGATGATTTTTTACCAAATACGAGCAAATACAGTGGAAGGAATGGCATTGTCAAAAGACTTCTAGCTGAAAAATGCGAAATATGTGGAACCGATGATAAGAATAAGAACTATGAAGTCCATCACATAAGAAAATTAAAAGAGCTCCAAAAGAAATACAAAGATAAAAAACCTCCATACTGGGTGGAGATGATGGTAGCAAGAAATCGTAAAACACTCGTCCTTTGTGAAAAGTGCCACGATAAGCTACACAGGAACAAATTATAA
- a CDS encoding response regulator SirA — MCNLAAVNLAQFANKENQTVDYEALRETVRVGVRMQDNVIDATPYFLEENRVQALGERRVGLGVMGLADLLIYCEKEYGSASGNELVDEIFKTIAETAYEASTELAKERGSFPFLVGATDEETARLRKAFTETGFMQKMPAHIKEQILATGIRNSHLLTVAPTGSTGTMVGVATGLEPYFSFTYYRSGRLGKFIEVKAEIVKEYLDRHPEVNEQALPEWFVTAMELKPEAHADVQCIIQKWIDSSISKTVNAPKGYTVQQVEKVYERLYKGGAKGGTVYVDGSRDSQVLTLKAEENDMDQLSFEEELVEEHTKRPVVLVDTIQALESTTVIGSDVGNTCPVCRKGTVEEMGGCNTCTNCGAQLKCGL, encoded by the coding sequence GTGTGTAACTTAGCAGCTGTGAATTTAGCGCAGTTTGCGAATAAAGAAAATCAAACTGTGGATTATGAAGCACTACGTGAAACAGTTCGTGTGGGCGTTCGTATGCAGGATAATGTTATTGATGCAACACCATACTTCTTAGAGGAAAACCGTGTACAAGCTCTTGGTGAGCGTCGTGTTGGTTTAGGTGTTATGGGCTTAGCCGATCTACTTATTTATTGTGAGAAAGAATATGGCTCAGCGTCAGGTAATGAGCTAGTAGATGAAATCTTTAAAACAATTGCTGAAACGGCGTATGAGGCATCTACTGAGCTTGCAAAAGAACGTGGTAGCTTCCCATTCCTAGTAGGTGCTACAGACGAAGAAACAGCTCGTTTACGTAAAGCCTTCACAGAGACAGGCTTTATGCAGAAAATGCCTGCTCACATCAAGGAGCAAATTCTGGCGACTGGTATCCGCAACTCGCATTTATTAACAGTTGCGCCAACTGGTTCAACAGGAACAATGGTAGGGGTAGCAACTGGTCTTGAGCCATACTTCTCATTTACTTACTACCGTTCTGGCCGTCTAGGTAAATTCATTGAGGTAAAAGCTGAAATTGTAAAAGAATATTTAGATCGTCACCCAGAAGTAAATGAGCAAGCGCTTCCTGAATGGTTTGTCACAGCGATGGAGCTAAAACCAGAAGCACATGCTGATGTACAGTGTATTATTCAAAAATGGATTGATTCATCTATCTCTAAAACAGTAAACGCACCAAAAGGCTATACAGTACAACAAGTAGAAAAAGTATACGAGCGACTATATAAAGGCGGCGCTAAAGGTGGTACGGTCTATGTGGATGGCAGCCGTGACTCACAAGTTCTTACGCTAAAAGCTGAAGAAAATGATATGGATCAGCTATCATTTGAAGAAGAATTAGTAGAAGAACATACAAAACGTCCAGTCGTATTAGTAGATACAATCCAAGCGTTAGAGTCTACAACAGTTATTGGCTCAGACGTAGGGAATACATGTCCAGTATGTCGTAAAGGAACAGTCGAAGAAATGGGTGGCTGTAATACATGTACAAACTGTGGTGCACAGTTAAAATGTGGTCTATAA
- a CDS encoding RNA polymerase factor sigma C (part of sigC operon induced by temperature upshift) translates to MDREEKDFILEKIMIEYGNELVRLAFSYVKDTEIAKDMVQNTFIKCYKNLDSFRFDAQIKTWLYRITINECKDYLKSWNYKMVQVKSFINETAKSILPSTEKTVIDKYNNEEIKDTIFSLPKVYREVVYLYYYDSLNTEEIAIVLDTSVNTVKTRLRRAKQRLESMIKEAELNGR, encoded by the coding sequence TTGGACAGAGAAGAAAAAGACTTCATATTAGAAAAGATAATGATTGAATATGGTAATGAGTTGGTACGATTGGCATTTTCATATGTGAAAGATACAGAGATAGCCAAGGATATGGTTCAAAATACGTTTATCAAATGCTACAAAAACCTTGATTCGTTTCGATTTGACGCACAAATAAAAACATGGCTCTATCGTATAACAATAAACGAATGTAAAGATTATTTAAAAAGTTGGAATTACAAAATGGTGCAGGTAAAAAGTTTTATAAATGAAACAGCAAAGTCAATATTACCATCAACAGAAAAAACAGTTATCGATAAATACAATAATGAAGAAATAAAAGATACTATCTTTTCTCTTCCAAAAGTGTATCGGGAAGTGGTTTATCTATACTACTATGACTCATTAAACACAGAGGAAATTGCCATAGTTTTGGATACTTCAGTTAATACTGTGAAAACTAGATTAAGAAGAGCAAAACAAAGATTAGAGTCGATGATAAAGGAGGCAGAACTTAATGGAAGATAA
- a CDS encoding transcriptional regulator, with the protein MEDKRLRDKLYNMSEQELRFTKEDRNEVFEQIHKLEKNNNTQKKSLVSSSKKFAPLTVSLLVVGLCIFLFMPSILSGSFNEKSNTNIASEPIVKEAEFLTTLITVKSKEMDNRIYLNLLLTYNKDKKMMKVVSLPNDTYVQVADNNEGTPLYDKLLFAYSFGGAENVRTTVSKLLDLPIDYYAVIDLETISTLIDSVNGIDYDLPEDIRVRAITRVAFDFEKGPHRLNGEEVVALMMAATVGEGRGLDEENLLNILNAVMNKTENEIPPTLLKELLTQIEANATLDYWLKNQIEINSIKPLSLIDGIRDDMIDGKYYMVFDKDFLNSISEELTK; encoded by the coding sequence ATGGAAGATAAACGATTAAGAGATAAATTATATAATATGTCTGAACAAGAGCTAAGATTCACGAAAGAAGACCGTAATGAAGTATTTGAACAAATTCATAAACTGGAGAAGAATAATAATACGCAAAAGAAATCTCTTGTTTCTTCTTCAAAAAAATTCGCTCCACTGACAGTTTCTTTATTAGTAGTTGGCTTGTGTATATTTTTGTTTATGCCATCAATTCTTTCTGGAAGCTTTAATGAAAAATCTAACACAAATATTGCAAGTGAACCAATAGTTAAGGAAGCTGAATTTTTAACCACTTTAATTACGGTGAAGTCGAAAGAGATGGATAATCGAATATATCTTAATCTTTTACTTACTTATAATAAAGATAAAAAGATGATGAAAGTTGTATCGCTCCCTAATGATACGTATGTACAGGTGGCGGATAACAATGAGGGAACTCCATTGTACGATAAATTGTTATTTGCTTATAGTTTTGGCGGTGCTGAAAATGTAAGAACTACTGTTTCAAAACTATTAGATTTACCAATTGATTATTATGCAGTAATCGATTTAGAGACTATTTCAACGCTAATTGATTCCGTGAATGGGATAGATTACGACTTGCCAGAAGATATTCGAGTAAGAGCGATAACTAGAGTAGCATTTGACTTCGAAAAAGGACCGCATCGTTTGAATGGAGAAGAAGTTGTGGCATTAATGATGGCTGCTACAGTGGGAGAGGGAAGGGGCTTAGATGAAGAAAACCTATTAAACATACTGAATGCTGTTATGAATAAAACAGAAAACGAAATTCCACCAACACTATTAAAAGAACTGCTTACTCAAATAGAAGCTAATGCAACACTGGATTATTGGTTAAAAAATCAAATAGAAATAAATTCTATAAAACCGTTATCTTTAATTGATGGAATTAGAGATGATATGATAGATGGTAAATACTACATGGTGTTTGACAAAGATTTTTTAAATTCAATTTCAGAAGAACTAACTAAATAG
- a CDS encoding DNA-binding protein, with product MDYITTKEAASIWGISDRMVLYHCNSGRIDGAIKIGNTWLIPKTATKPPDKRFRRKNHDK from the coding sequence ATGGACTACATAACAACGAAAGAAGCAGCGAGTATATGGGGTATTTCTGACAGAATGGTTCTTTATCATTGCAATTCTGGACGCATTGATGGTGCTATAAAGATTGGAAATACGTGGTTGATACCAAAGACAGCAACAAAACCTCCAGATAAAAGATTTAGGAGGAAAAATCATGACAAATAA
- a CDS encoding DNA-binding response regulator has protein sequence MTNKILIIDDDIELCSLVKKCVSQVNLEADVAYNGQTGLLQLMNEKDTYLLIILDVMLPNIDGFQVLSEIRKYSNVPVLMLTAKGSEPDKVTGLSLGADDYLTKPFSINELIARVQSLIRRYTTFNYGDSVSILTFKGMVIDKETRTVHVQEKPIDLTGKEFDLLVFLAINKGRVFTKKQIYTQVWEDDYAFDDSNIMSFVSKLRKKIEPSSDQPFYILTVHGVGYRFNKEA, from the coding sequence ATGACAAATAAGATACTCATAATAGATGACGATATAGAATTATGCTCTCTAGTTAAAAAATGTGTATCACAGGTTAACCTAGAAGCAGATGTTGCTTATAACGGGCAAACAGGGTTACTGCAATTGATGAATGAAAAGGACACATACTTACTTATCATTTTAGATGTTATGTTACCAAATATAGATGGATTTCAAGTTTTATCTGAAATACGAAAATATAGTAACGTTCCTGTCCTTATGCTAACTGCTAAAGGAAGTGAGCCAGATAAAGTAACAGGTCTTAGTCTTGGAGCAGATGATTACTTGACAAAGCCATTTAGCATTAACGAACTTATCGCTAGGGTACAATCTCTCATTAGAAGATATACTACTTTTAATTATGGAGATTCAGTCAGTATTCTTACCTTTAAAGGTATGGTTATTGATAAAGAAACAAGGACTGTTCATGTTCAAGAAAAACCAATTGATTTAACTGGAAAAGAGTTTGATTTGTTGGTGTTTTTAGCAATAAACAAAGGTCGTGTCTTTACAAAGAAACAAATATACACACAAGTTTGGGAAGATGACTATGCTTTTGATGACAGTAATATTATGTCCTTTGTAAGTAAACTAAGAAAGAAAATAGAACCTAGTTCAGACCAGCCATTTTATATTTTGACGGTACATGGTGTAGGTTATCGTTTCAATAAGGAGGCATAA
- a CDS encoding two-component sensor histidine kinase: MNWIHILLIILILCFVVIVYLIAKLYKVSEQLSIIEDSLDDIKQGNLNRRILVRENDMTKTICYSINDMVTNNQVQLIKLKQSEQAYKRLMTSLSHDVKTPLTSLVGYLEAVQERIVTGEEKEEYLEVALTKAHHLKGFVDSLFDWVKLDAKEQVFQLERQDINELTRDILTDWIPTFEENNFEYNIDISDKECFIQLDPNAFIRIINNLLQNVLIHSEGTQIDLQIGDKDHDVIVQISDNGKGIPTKDLPHIFDRLYQSDESRSVNGNGLGLAIAKELVHLHNGSISADNSLNGGMTFTIIFPKAL, translated from the coding sequence ATGAACTGGATTCACATTCTACTTATTATTTTAATTCTTTGCTTTGTAGTTATTGTTTACTTGATTGCAAAACTCTATAAAGTTTCTGAACAGCTTTCTATTATTGAAGATTCTTTAGATGATATTAAGCAAGGAAACTTAAATCGTCGTATTCTTGTTAGAGAAAACGATATGACGAAAACAATTTGTTATTCCATCAATGATATGGTTACTAATAATCAAGTTCAGCTCATTAAGTTAAAGCAATCTGAACAGGCCTATAAACGACTTATGACCAGTCTTTCACATGATGTAAAAACTCCTTTAACTTCATTAGTTGGATATTTAGAAGCAGTTCAAGAGCGTATTGTAACAGGAGAAGAAAAAGAAGAATATTTAGAGGTGGCTTTGACTAAAGCCCACCATCTTAAAGGATTTGTAGATTCTCTGTTTGACTGGGTAAAACTTGACGCAAAAGAACAGGTTTTCCAACTTGAACGACAAGATATAAACGAATTAACTCGTGACATATTGACAGATTGGATACCAACGTTTGAAGAGAACAATTTTGAGTACAACATTGATATTTCTGATAAAGAGTGTTTTATTCAGTTAGACCCTAACGCATTTATAAGAATTATCAATAATTTGCTTCAAAATGTTCTCATTCATAGTGAGGGAACACAGATTGATCTGCAAATTGGTGATAAAGATCATGATGTTATTGTTCAAATAAGTGATAATGGGAAAGGCATTCCAACAAAGGACTTACCACATATTTTCGATAGATTGTATCAAAGTGATGAATCACGTTCGGTAAACGGAAATGGTTTAGGACTTGCTATTGCTAAAGAACTTGTTCATCTACATAATGGGTCAATCAGTGCTGATAATTCATTAAATGGCGGAATGACATTTACCATAATATTCCCAAAAGCTCTTTGA
- a CDS encoding ABC transporter permease, with amino-acid sequence MFTIIQAEISKLKRKKIKIGIFVFTTLLAVFVVERAIHIPRTSEIMDSFGDLYTIAFKNMSVLFLPVVLGMFGTSLFFDEYSGNTLKELLIIPITKTQIYFSKITLVFGLSFLICMYTFIITIVGANIAGGFPDFNTQTILEAFILFLEGSILIPLSMLPIIVFAVAGKSYLLPIGITLMYILPVIVVPAPLMGLHPLASSLSIYSYSSSVANDMVVRMTQISKTMITIPSYTVSIISILAITGLSIVLSLYLLKKQTL; translated from the coding sequence ATGTTTACTATCATTCAAGCAGAGATTTCTAAATTAAAGCGAAAAAAGATAAAAATTGGAATCTTTGTTTTTACGACTTTACTTGCTGTCTTTGTAGTAGAGCGGGCTATTCATATACCTAGAACTAGTGAGATTATGGATAGCTTTGGAGATCTATATACTATAGCTTTTAAGAATATGAGCGTTCTATTTCTACCTGTTGTTCTTGGAATGTTCGGTACTTCGCTATTCTTTGACGAATATTCAGGTAACACACTTAAAGAATTGTTAATTATTCCAATTACTAAGACACAGATTTATTTTTCAAAGATTACTTTGGTATTTGGGTTATCATTTCTAATCTGTATGTATACCTTCATTATAACGATAGTAGGTGCAAATATTGCTGGTGGTTTTCCAGATTTTAATACACAGACAATACTAGAAGCGTTCATTTTGTTTTTAGAGGGTAGTATCTTAATTCCTTTATCAATGCTGCCAATTATTGTTTTCGCAGTAGCAGGGAAAAGTTATTTGCTACCAATAGGAATTACACTTATGTATATCCTACCTGTGATTGTTGTACCCGCACCATTGATGGGATTGCACCCGTTAGCAAGTTCACTATCCATCTATAGTTACTCCTCGTCTGTAGCAAATGATATGGTTGTTAGAATGACACAAATAAGTAAAACAATGATTACAATACCAAGTTATACAGTAAGTATTATAAGTATTTTGGCAATTACAGGTTTGTCTATAGTACTTTCTCTTTATCTCTTGAAAAAACAAACTCTTTAA
- a CDS encoding bacitracin ABC transporter ATP-binding protein, giving the protein MTKNLIETKNLTKIYGEQKVVDNVNLHVQKGRIYGLLGRNGAGKTTIMKMILGLTTTNSGKITVFGKSITGNEKLIYPRIGAIIETPGFYPNLTGTENLEIFAKLRGTAKPDAVKHALEIVGLPYKDKKVFSKYSLGMKQRLGIANAILHEPELLILDEPTNGLDPIGIAEVRKFIRNLCNERGITILISSHILSEIALLADDIGIIHNGVLLEENSLVHLQKMNDKYVQLEVSDTARAAVILEQKLGISEYSVQADNIFILRIYKAHIDMALVNKTLMLENISVISSQLCNDTLEDYFKKITGGEGIA; this is encoded by the coding sequence ATGACGAAAAATCTTATTGAAACAAAAAATCTTACTAAGATATACGGAGAGCAAAAAGTGGTTGATAATGTCAATCTCCATGTTCAAAAAGGACGTATTTATGGATTGCTTGGACGTAATGGTGCAGGAAAAACCACAATTATGAAAATGATTTTAGGTCTTACGACAACCAATTCAGGTAAAATTACAGTTTTTGGCAAATCGATTACAGGAAATGAAAAACTAATCTATCCACGCATTGGAGCGATTATTGAAACTCCTGGATTCTATCCAAACTTAACAGGGACTGAAAATCTTGAAATATTTGCTAAGCTTCGTGGGACTGCAAAACCAGATGCAGTCAAGCACGCATTAGAAATTGTTGGTTTACCTTACAAAGATAAAAAAGTATTCAGTAAGTATTCCTTGGGTATGAAGCAACGTTTAGGTATTGCTAATGCGATACTTCATGAGCCCGAGTTACTGATACTTGATGAACCAACAAACGGGCTTGATCCTATTGGGATTGCAGAAGTTCGAAAGTTCATTCGTAATCTATGTAATGAACGTGGAATTACTATTCTTATTTCTAGCCATATCTTATCTGAAATTGCACTTTTGGCAGATGACATTGGTATTATTCATAATGGTGTTTTACTTGAAGAAAATAGTTTAGTTCATCTACAAAAAATGAATGATAAATATGTTCAATTAGAAGTATCTGATACTGCAAGAGCAGCGGTTATTTTAGAACAAAAACTTGGTATATCAGAATACTCTGTTCAAGCAGATAACATATTCATATTACGTATCTATAAAGCTCATATTGATATGGCTTTAGTAAATAAGACTTTAATGCTTGAGAATATATCCGTTATTAGTTCGCAACTATGCAATGACACTCTTGAAGATTATTTTAAGAAAATAACAGGAGGAGAGGGAATTGCTTAG
- a CDS encoding ABC transporter permease has protein sequence MLSLIQTEFLKLKRKKFIWFMFIPALLMPLVAVLYFKAGSQVDLTPIKFYRWTAFSYTTWLILQFVLGMLITMLVYQEVENNLLTQLWIVPVGKLRFIISKFCVMWLYSICFMLICASGSIVIGSVSGLIEITNTSVLNLILKCLEIGALLPFGMIPILALATTQKGYILPVSTTIVYVFFGFISLMGNMYPHPLSSVIGILMRNIEGVVMKDPVQIWKALLYITLWSGTSIALAINVLRKGKVL, from the coding sequence TTGCTTAGTTTAATTCAAACTGAATTTCTAAAATTGAAACGAAAAAAGTTTATTTGGTTTATGTTTATCCCTGCTTTGCTCATGCCACTCGTTGCTGTCCTTTATTTTAAGGCAGGCAGTCAAGTGGATCTGACACCTATTAAGTTTTATAGATGGACGGCATTTTCATATACAACTTGGCTTATTCTTCAGTTTGTATTGGGAATGTTGATTACAATGTTAGTTTATCAAGAAGTAGAAAACAATTTATTAACACAACTGTGGATTGTTCCAGTTGGAAAACTTAGATTTATTATTAGCAAATTTTGTGTTATGTGGCTTTACTCCATTTGTTTCATGCTGATATGTGCCAGTGGCTCTATAGTCATAGGAAGTGTTTCGGGGTTAATAGAAATTACAAACACTAGTGTTCTTAATCTTATACTGAAATGCTTAGAAATAGGAGCTTTACTTCCCTTTGGGATGATTCCTATTCTTGCTCTAGCAACAACACAAAAAGGATACATTCTTCCTGTGTCTACCACAATAGTTTATGTCTTTTTTGGATTTATTTCACTTATGGGAAACATGTACCCCCACCCATTATCAAGTGTTATTGGTATTCTTATGAGAAATATTGAAGGCGTTGTTATGAAAGACCCCGTACAGATTTGGAAAGCACTATTGTATATTACTCTTTGGTCTGGCACCTCAATCGCATTGGCAATAAATGTTTTAAGAAAAGGAAAGGTGCTGTAG
- a CDS encoding ABC transporter permease, which translates to MTLYLWAERLKLKRSNIFKIAIFSTIIVAVIVFMQGQFIYYGERYIDEPEWYLTAIQSLGSFYVFPAIIALMGTYIICREIQDDTLKSLVLIPVSISKMLIAKLLMTAFYSLLLYGFVFLIALTVELSLHFSLLNLNTILNNFKMYLLTGIGFFLAVSPIITLVYKLKGSHWLALIFAEVFAFLGLFASMQSTLRAIYPITAVFNISGYYEATSSEIILSLISLILCGTVSILFIMRFNKNSSKV; encoded by the coding sequence ATGACACTATATTTATGGGCTGAAAGGTTAAAATTAAAGAGGTCTAATATCTTTAAGATTGCTATATTTTCAACAATAATCGTAGCTGTGATTGTATTTATGCAAGGACAATTCATATATTATGGTGAGAGATACATCGATGAGCCTGAATGGTATTTAACAGCTATACAATCTTTGGGAAGTTTTTATGTATTTCCTGCAATTATTGCTTTGATGGGAACATATATCATTTGTAGAGAAATTCAAGATGATACATTGAAATCACTTGTTCTCATTCCAGTGAGCATATCGAAAATGCTTATTGCAAAACTGCTTATGACTGCATTCTACTCATTGCTCCTATATGGTTTTGTTTTCCTGATTGCATTAACTGTTGAGTTATCTCTCCATTTTTCTCTACTGAACCTCAACACAATATTGAATAATTTCAAGATGTATCTTTTGACTGGAATTGGTTTTTTCTTGGCAGTTTCTCCAATTATAACACTGGTGTACAAGTTAAAAGGAAGCCATTGGTTAGCACTGATTTTTGCAGAAGTTTTTGCCTTTTTAGGATTGTTTGCTAGTATGCAAAGTACATTACGTGCTATCTATCCAATTACAGCAGTGTTTAATATATCAGGATATTATGAAGCAACTTCATCAGAGATTATCCTAAGTTTAATAAGTTTAATTTTATGTGGAACAGTATCAATATTATTTATCATGAGATTCAATAAGAATAGTTCAAAGGTTTAA
- a CDS encoding conjugal transfer protein: protein MKWVYSPVCDNKTRLKVREETELKNFPLFCPKCKNETLVDVKGFKMTIIKEPDAKTQS, encoded by the coding sequence ATGAAATGGGTATATAGTCCTGTTTGTGATAATAAAACAAGATTAAAAGTTCGTGAAGAGACTGAATTGAAAAACTTTCCTCTATTCTGCCCTAAATGTAAAAATGAAACGTTAGTAGATGTAAAAGGATTTAAAATGACTATTATCAAAGAGCCAGACGCAAAGACGCAGAGCTGA
- a CDS encoding UDP-N-acetylmuramyl pentapeptide phosphotransferase, whose amino-acid sequence MLFLTLLICIVLIVMMDKLTQAFKLSSIWGLIGQICVSLVLIVVGKLEVSYINLGNHFELGYLTIPFTLLVLVGFTNVMNIEKAQNTSILLLPFVSLVYFSIAAYVMGHSFVLIIGFCTCLVILFIMLYGYFSSKVFVGRTIITSVGFIIAVLSISFIKTSIVTIYIPLFTLALPFTLYYFITGKFTSITSILVSTITAIFFGGLMFIVPFNIMWYFVVGLTIILVIMQSSRKYRII is encoded by the coding sequence TTGTTGTTTTTAACCTTATTAATCTGCATCGTTTTAATTGTAATGATGGATAAGCTTACTCAAGCTTTTAAATTATCAAGCATTTGGGGGTTGATTGGTCAAATTTGTGTGTCGCTTGTATTAATAGTGGTCGGCAAACTCGAGGTTAGTTATATTAATCTAGGAAATCACTTTGAATTAGGATATTTGACGATTCCATTTACTTTATTAGTTCTTGTAGGTTTTACAAATGTAATGAATATAGAAAAAGCGCAAAATACTTCAATATTGCTGTTGCCATTTGTTTCTTTAGTTTATTTCTCAATTGCAGCTTACGTCATGGGCCATTCATTTGTTCTAATAATAGGATTTTGTACTTGTTTAGTGATTTTGTTTATTATGCTATATGGTTATTTTTCAAGTAAAGTATTTGTAGGAAGAACGATTATTACGTCAGTAGGTTTCATAATAGCAGTACTTTCAATATCTTTCATTAAAACATCTATTGTAACAATTTATATCCCTTTATTTACTTTAGCATTACCATTTACTTTATATTATTTTATTACAGGTAAATTTACGAGTATAACATCAATTTTAGTTAGCACTATAACAGCTATATTTTTTGGTGGATTAATGTTTATAGTTCCTTTTAATATAATGTGGTATTTCGTTGTTGGGTTAACTATTATTTTGGTTATCATGCAATCTTCACGTAAATATCGTATTATCTAG